A part of Clostridium novyi genomic DNA contains:
- a CDS encoding endonuclease MutS2, with translation MNHKALKVLEFDKIKEELKKYTQTSAAKDLIDELQPYENAYEVREHLMETKEAFEISIKKGDAPFQGLYDAREGISKAQRKFTLLPVQLLRIANLLKCSRRFKSYVKSDDENEKYTVLESITEGIVPLSGLEEEIFKCIIGEEEISDRASTTLFNIRRSLKDKTSSIKSRVNSLIRTYSQHLQENIYTVRGERYVLPVKVEHKGAVPGLVHDQSSSGATLFIEPMSLVDLNNEIKELRLKERDEIERILTVLSQKVYDNIDVIKVNADILWELDFIFAKAKYAAKLDAICPTITEDGHFNIIRAKHPLIDPKKVVENNIYLRDGITSLVITGPNTGGKTVTLKTVGLMHIMAMSGLMITASQGSTISFFKEVFADIGDEQSIEQSLSTFSSHMTNIVNIIDNADENSLVLFDELGAGTDPTEGAALAVSILENLRERNTKVIATTHYSELKAYALKVDRVENASVEFDVETLRPTYRLLIGVPGKSNAFEISKRLGLPDYIIEDAKKGIDEETLKFEDLIQSLQHKNIKAQEHAREAQGAREEAVKLKEKYESKLDKFKDIREKAILNAQKEAKEIIKEAKEEADKILKDIRELERMGYSSDVRKLLEENRKKLKEKLEKTEEKLNKPKDVGEPIDKVSEGDEVYLPKFDTKVMVLTNPDSKGDVQVQAGIMKIKVNIKDLRKTKETKIEKRQRKKREVSLNLKSVASSVDLRGMDSQEAVYTADKYLDDACMGGLSEVTIIHGKGTGILRNAINDMLKRHPHVKSYRLGNYGEGGNGVTVVELK, from the coding sequence ATGAATCATAAAGCTTTAAAAGTTTTAGAGTTTGATAAAATAAAAGAAGAATTAAAAAAATATACTCAAACATCAGCGGCAAAAGACTTAATTGATGAGCTTCAGCCATATGAAAATGCATATGAAGTCCGTGAACATTTAATGGAGACAAAAGAAGCATTTGAGATATCTATAAAAAAAGGAGATGCTCCTTTTCAAGGATTATATGATGCAAGGGAAGGAATATCAAAGGCACAAAGAAAATTTACTCTTCTTCCAGTACAACTTCTTAGAATTGCAAATTTATTAAAATGTTCAAGAAGATTTAAATCATATGTTAAAAGTGATGATGAGAATGAAAAATACACAGTGTTAGAAAGTATTACAGAAGGAATTGTACCATTAAGTGGATTAGAAGAAGAAATATTTAAATGTATAATTGGAGAAGAAGAAATTTCAGATAGAGCAAGTACTACTCTTTTTAATATAAGAAGATCATTGAAGGATAAAACAAGTTCTATAAAGTCTAGGGTTAATTCTCTTATTAGAACATATTCTCAGCATTTACAAGAAAATATATATACAGTGAGAGGCGAAAGATATGTGCTTCCAGTAAAGGTTGAACATAAGGGTGCTGTTCCAGGACTTGTACATGACCAAAGTTCATCAGGAGCAACTTTATTTATAGAACCTATGAGTCTTGTTGATTTGAATAATGAAATAAAGGAATTAAGACTTAAGGAAAGAGATGAAATAGAGAGGATACTTACAGTTCTTTCGCAAAAAGTATATGATAATATAGATGTTATTAAAGTTAATGCAGATATACTTTGGGAGCTTGATTTTATATTTGCTAAAGCAAAGTATGCTGCTAAATTGGATGCTATTTGTCCTACTATAACTGAGGATGGTCACTTCAATATAATAAGAGCAAAACATCCCCTTATAGATCCAAAGAAAGTAGTTGAAAATAATATATATTTAAGAGATGGTATAACATCTCTTGTAATTACAGGACCTAATACAGGAGGTAAAACAGTTACTTTAAAAACTGTAGGACTTATGCATATAATGGCAATGAGTGGTCTTATGATTACAGCATCACAAGGATCGACTATAAGCTTTTTCAAAGAAGTTTTTGCAGATATCGGTGATGAACAAAGTATTGAGCAGAGTTTATCAACATTTTCATCTCACATGACTAATATAGTAAATATTATAGATAATGCAGATGAAAATTCTCTTGTGTTATTTGATGAACTTGGAGCAGGAACTGATCCTACAGAAGGAGCTGCACTTGCTGTATCTATTCTTGAAAATTTAAGAGAAAGAAATACAAAAGTAATAGCTACAACTCACTATAGTGAACTTAAAGCATATGCCCTAAAAGTAGATAGAGTTGAAAATGCATCTGTGGAGTTTGATGTTGAAACATTAAGACCTACATATAGACTTTTAATAGGGGTTCCAGGAAAATCTAACGCTTTTGAAATATCTAAAAGACTGGGTCTTCCAGATTATATAATAGAAGATGCAAAAAAAGGTATTGATGAGGAAACGCTTAAATTTGAAGATTTAATACAATCTCTTCAACACAAGAACATTAAAGCACAAGAACATGCAAGGGAAGCTCAGGGTGCAAGAGAAGAAGCTGTTAAGCTTAAAGAAAAGTACGAAAGTAAATTAGATAAATTTAAAGATATAAGAGAAAAAGCAATTTTAAATGCTCAAAAGGAAGCTAAAGAAATTATTAAAGAAGCTAAAGAAGAAGCAGATAAAATTTTGAAGGATATAAGAGAACTTGAAAGAATGGGGTATTCTTCAGATGTTCGTAAACTCTTAGAGGAAAATAGAAAAAAATTAAAAGAAAAATTAGAAAAAACAGAAGAAAAGTTAAACAAACCAAAAGACGTTGGGGAACCAATTGATAAAGTGTCTGAAGGTGATGAGGTTTATCTTCCTAAATTTGATACAAAAGTTATGGTGCTTACAAATCCTGATAGCAAGGGGGATGTTCAAGTACAAGCAGGAATTATGAAAATAAAAGTAAATATAAAAGATTTAAGAAAAACAAAAGAAACAAAAATTGAGAAGAGACAAAGAAAGAAGAGAGAAGTTAGCTTAAACTTAAAATCTGTAGCTTCATCAGTTGATTTAAGAGGAATGGATTCACAGGAAGCAGTATATACGGCTGATAAATATTTAGATGATGCTTGTATGGGTGGACTTTCTGAAGTTACTATAATACATGGTAAGGGAACAGGAATACTAAGAAATGCTATAAATGATATGTTAAAAAGACATCCTCATGTAAAGAGTTATAGACTTGGAAATTATGGTGAAGGTGGAAATGGAGTTACTGTAGTAGAACTCAAATAG
- a CDS encoding DUF3656 domain-containing U32 family peptidase codes for MNKIELLAPVGNMESLYAAVQNGADAVYLGGAKFSARAYASNFDNDNMIKAVEYCHLYNVKIYVTVNTSMKENEIKEALEYIEFLYKIGVDALIIQDTGLATLIKRNFPKFELHASTQMSIHNAEGAIFLKNLGFSRIVLARELKLKEIEYISKDLNIETEIFIHGALCVSYSGQCLMSSMIGGRSGNRGRCAQPCRLPYEIIDNKRNKKAKGYILSPKDVCTIDNIKEIIQSGTTSLKIEGRMKRPEYVAGVVSAYRKAIDKANFDIENERKKLLQLFNREGFSKAYLFGNVGKDMMSYRFPKNTGVLIGKVNRDLSIELKENIKLQDGIRFGGEGFTIFKIVKDSQNVEEAFIGDRVKLKPTKYKAGDLLYKTSDTTLLSLLAKSYEDIYGKKNPISLFVSFKVGELLTLNTSYKQKEYKILGDIVQKAVNKPMDKEKLIKNLNKTGDTAFAFDKIEFKTFEEGFIPVSSINAVRRELIDKIAKDIKTNDKRQFNNDLDLKLNINHNKNIDLVENSIITVTTNEQLKAVLECGFKNIAVEVSMRHCDIDLRKVKCENLYIKTSTIIKEEFESVNTLIEDNINLIKGIITSNSGIINRFKEKIQIIGDYKLNIFNSYSLEFYKDILDVATLSLELNKKEIREITKKTKFPCAVMVYGKPELMVSEYCPIGSVFGGKDSKKSCSGECLKGDYILKDRMNAEMQIKTDKYCRSHIYNSTPINLIANLDEIKAANINIFRLEFLSEDYDETLNILESFKNQRFKGDFKNYTRGHFKRGVE; via the coding sequence ATAATGATAATATGATTAAAGCTGTAGAATATTGTCATTTATATAATGTAAAGATTTATGTAACAGTAAATACTTCAATGAAAGAAAATGAAATTAAAGAAGCGTTGGAGTATATAGAGTTTTTATATAAAATAGGAGTAGATGCTTTAATAATTCAAGATACAGGACTTGCAACTCTTATAAAGAGAAATTTCCCTAAATTTGAATTACATGCATCAACTCAAATGAGTATACATAATGCAGAAGGTGCAATTTTTCTTAAAAACTTGGGATTTTCAAGAATTGTTCTTGCAAGAGAATTGAAGTTAAAAGAAATAGAATATATATCAAAAGATTTAAATATAGAAACAGAAATTTTTATTCATGGAGCATTATGTGTATCTTATTCAGGTCAATGTCTTATGAGTAGTATGATAGGAGGAAGAAGTGGAAATCGTGGACGTTGTGCTCAACCATGTAGGCTACCTTATGAAATTATAGATAATAAAAGAAATAAAAAAGCAAAAGGATATATTTTAAGTCCTAAAGATGTTTGTACCATAGATAATATAAAAGAGATTATACAAAGTGGAACTACTTCTTTAAAGATAGAAGGAAGAATGAAAAGACCAGAATATGTGGCTGGAGTTGTTTCAGCATATAGAAAGGCAATAGATAAAGCTAACTTTGATATTGAAAATGAAAGAAAAAAATTACTTCAATTATTTAATAGAGAAGGATTTTCTAAGGCATATTTATTTGGAAATGTAGGCAAGGATATGATGTCCTATAGATTTCCTAAAAATACTGGCGTATTAATAGGGAAAGTAAATAGAGATTTATCAATTGAATTAAAAGAAAATATAAAACTTCAAGATGGAATTAGGTTTGGTGGAGAAGGATTTACTATTTTTAAAATAGTAAAAGATTCACAAAATGTAGAAGAAGCTTTTATAGGAGATAGAGTAAAGTTAAAACCTACTAAGTACAAGGCAGGGGATTTATTATATAAAACTTCAGATACCACTCTTTTAAGTTTGTTAGCTAAGTCTTATGAAGACATATATGGAAAGAAAAATCCTATAAGTTTATTTGTTAGTTTTAAAGTAGGGGAACTATTAACTTTAAATACTAGTTATAAACAAAAAGAATATAAAATCTTAGGGGATATAGTTCAAAAAGCTGTAAACAAGCCAATGGATAAAGAAAAGCTAATTAAAAACCTAAATAAGACAGGAGATACGGCTTTTGCTTTTGATAAAATTGAGTTTAAAACTTTTGAAGAAGGATTTATACCTGTATCTTCAATAAATGCAGTTCGTAGAGAATTAATAGATAAAATTGCCAAGGATATAAAAACTAATGATAAAAGACAATTTAACAATGACTTAGATTTAAAATTAAATATAAATCATAATAAAAATATAGATTTAGTTGAAAATTCAATAATTACTGTTACAACAAATGAACAATTAAAAGCAGTACTAGAATGTGGATTTAAGAATATTGCTGTTGAAGTATCTATGCGACATTGTGATATAGATTTAAGAAAAGTAAAATGTGAAAATTTATATATAAAAACGTCAACTATAATTAAAGAGGAATTTGAAAGTGTAAACACGTTAATAGAAGATAATATAAACTTAATAAAAGGAATAATAACATCTAACTCAGGAATAATAAATAGATTTAAAGAAAAAATTCAAATAATAGGTGATTATAAATTAAATATTTTTAATAGTTATAGTTTGGAATTTTACAAAGATATTTTAGACGTTGCAACATTAAGTTTAGAACTAAACAAGAAAGAAATAAGGGAAATAACTAAAAAGACTAAATTTCCATGTGCTGTTATGGTATATGGTAAACCAGAACTTATGGTTAGTGAATACTGCCCAATAGGAAGTGTATTTGGTGGTAAAGATAGCAAAAAATCTTGTAGTGGAGAATGTTTAAAAGGAGATTATATATTAAAAGATAGAATGAATGCTGAAATGCAAATAAAGACAGATAAGTATTGCAGAAGTCATATATATAATTCTACTCCTATTAATTTAATAGCTAATTTAGATGAGATTAAGGCTGCTAATATTAATATATTTAGATTAGAGTTTTTAAGTGAAGATTATGATGAAACTTTAAACATACTTGAGAGTTTCAAAAACCAAAGATTTAAGGGAGATTTTAAGAATTATACAAGAGGACATTTTAAAAGAGGTGTAGAATAA